A segment of the Aureimonas sp. SA4125 genome:
GCAAGAAGCGCGGCGCCGATTTCATCGCCGAGGTCTCCGGCCTCGACGAGAACGACATCGTCGTCCATGTCGATCACGGCATCGGCCGCTTCGTCGGCCTGCGCTCGATCCAGGCGGCCGGGGCGCCGCACGACTGTCTGGAAATCCGCTATGCCGGCGACGACCGGCTGTTCCTGCCCGTCGAGAACATCGAGCTTCTGTCGCGCTATGGCGGCGAGGGCTCGGAGACCATCCTCGACAAGCTCGGCGGCGGCGCCTGGCAGGCGCGCAAGGCGAAGCTGAAGAAGCGGCTGCTCGACATGGCCGGCGGCCTCATCCGCATCGCCGCCGAGCGCCAGACCCGCGGCGCGCCGAAGCTTCTGCCGCCCGAAGGCCTTTCCGGCGAGTTCGCCGCGCGCTTCCCCTATGAGGAGACCGAGGACCAGCAGAGCGCCATCGACGCGGTCGCCGACGACCTCGCGCTCGGCCGGCCGATGGACCGCCTCGTCTGCGGCGATGTCGGCTTCGGCAAGACGGAAGTGGCGCTTCGCGCCGCCTTCACTGCCGCGATGAACGGGTTGCAGGTCGCTGTCGTGGTGCCGACCACGCTCCTCGCCCGCCAGCATTTCAAGACGTTTTCCGAGCGTTTCCACGGCCTGCCGCTGAACGTCGCGCAGGCTTCGCGCCTCGTCACGGCGAAGGATCTGGCCGCGACCAAGAAGGGCCTCACCGACGGCACGATCGACATCGTCGTCGGCACCCATGCGCTGCTCGGCAAGGGCGTCACCTTCAAGAACATCGGCCTTCTCATCATCGACGAGGAGCAGCATTTCGGCGTCCGCCACAAGGAGCGGCTGAAGGAGCTGAAGAGCGACGTCCACGTTCTGACCCTGTCGGCAACGCCCATTCCGCGGACGCTGCAGCTGGCGCTGACCGGGGTGCGCGAACTGTCGCTGATCACCACGGCGCCGGTCGACCGCATGGCGGTGCGCACCTTCATCACGCCCTTCGATCCGCTGGTGGTGCGCGAGACGCTGTTGCGCGAGCGCTATCGCGGCGGCCAGAGCTTCTACGTCGTCCCGCGTCTTTCCGATCTCAAGGGCATCCACGACTTCCTGTCCGAGCATGTTCCGGAACTGAAGGTCGCCGTCGCCCACGGCCAGATGGCTGCAGGCGAGCTCGAAGACATCATGAACGCCTTCTACGAGGGCCAGTACGACGTCCTCCTGTCGACGACGATCGTCGAATCCGGCCTCGACATCCCCTCGGCCAATACGATGATCGTCCACCGCGCCGACATGTTCGGCCTCGCCCAGCTCTACCAGCTGCGCGGCCGCGTCGGCCGTTCCAAGCTGCGCGCCTATGCGCTGATGACGATCCCCGCCAACAAGACGCTGACCGCGCAGGCCGATCGCCGGCTGAAGGTGCTGCAGTCGCTGGATACGCTCGGCGCCGGCTTCCAGCTCGCCAGCCACGATCTCGACCAGCGCGGCGCCGGCAACCTCCTCGGCGACGAGCAGAGCGGCCACGTCAAGGAAGTCGGCTTCGAGCTCTACCAGCAGATGCTGGAGGAGGCCGTGGCCGAGATGAAGGGCGAGCCGGATGTCGGCGACGGCAAATGGTCGCCGATGATCAGCCTTGGCAGCGCCGTGATGATCCCGGAGACCTACGTCCCGGACCTGCAGCTGCGCATGAGCCTCTACCGCCGCCTGGCCGATCTCTCCGACATCCGCGAGATCGACGCTTTCGGCGCCGAGATGATCGACCGTTTTGGCCCGCTGCCGGACGAGGTCGAGCACCTCCTGAAGGTCGTCTACATCAAGGCTCTCTGCCGGCGCGCCAACATCGAGAAGCTCGATGCCGGGCCGAAGGGCCTCGTCGTCCAGTTCCGCGACAAGACCTTCGCCAACCCGGTCGCGCTGGTGCGCTACATCTCCGAGCAGGGCGCGGCGGCAAAGATCCGGCCGGACCAGTCGATCGTTCTCATGCGCGACTGGACGGAACCGGCCAAGCGCCTCGCCGGCGCCGCGACCATCGCGACGCAGCTGGCGCGTTTTGCCGAGGAGGCGATGAAGAAGGCCGCCTGAAAACGGATTGCCTGCGGGTCCTGGATATCTTCTTCTTCCCCGGTCGGGGCGAGGAGCCCGACCGGGGCAAGGGGGAAGGGCGCATGCGCAAGCCGCAATCAGTTCAGGCGCTGACCGGTTTCGGCCGGACGCGCCTGTCGAAAACCTTCTTCATGCGCGACTTTCTCTATTCCGACATCGCGACCATCCACGGTCTTTCCAATCTGCCGGACGATCCGGACCTCGCCATCGCCGCCGGCACGCGCCTTTGCCACGAACTGCTCGAACCGCTTCAGGACGTCTTCGGCCGGCTGGCGGTCCGCTCGTCCTACCGCTCGGCCGAGGTCAACGGCTTCGGCTGCGCGCAGCAGCGCGCCGGCAAGGCCGGCTACAATTGCGCAGCCAACCACAAGGACCTTGGCGGTCACATTTGGGACCGCCGCGACGCCGACGGCTGCATGGGCGCCATGGCCTGCATCGTCGTACCGACCTTCTGGAATCGCTTCCAGGCGCCCGGCGACTGGCAGCGGCTGGCCTGGTGGATCCACGACCATCTGCCCTATTCGCAGATGCAGTTCTTCCCGAGATACTTCGCCTTCAACCTCGGCTGGCACGAGCGCCCGGTGCGGCGGATAGACAGTTTCGTCGCGCCGAAGGGCTGCCTGACGAAGCCAGGGATGGCGAACCATCGCGGCAGCCACGAGGCGGCATGGCGGGGGATTTTGTGATCGCGGCGTCGCAGAACCAATTTCTTCTCCCCTTGGGGGAGAAGAAACCCGGCCTCGGTCGCCCCGCTTATTCGCTCTTCGGATCGCGCCAGAAGCTCGGCAGATAATACCCCGTCAGCGGCGTCGCGTCGGGGTGCTGGATGAAATTCCAGCGGGCGAGCCATTGTTCGGCGATGTAGAATAGCGGCACGACGTACTGGCCGGAGATCAGCACCCGGTCGTAGGCGCGCACGGCGGCGACGAAGTCCTCGCGCGTACGGGCCTGTGTCATGGCGTCGATCAAGGCGTCGATGGCAGGGTCGGCCGTGCCGGCGAAGTTGAAGGAGCCGCCGGCATCGCGGGCGCCGGAGCCCCAGCGGCCGCGCTGCTCGGCGCCGGGGGACAGCGAGGACGTGAACGACGACATCAGCATGTCGTAGTCGAATTCCTGCTTGCGCAGCTGGTACTGCGCATCGTCGACCTGGCGGATGGAGACCCCGACGCCGATCCGCCCGAGCGTTGCGGCAAAACCCTGGGCGATGCGCGCCTGGTCGGCGTTCTGAGCCAGGATCTCGAAGGCGAGCGGCCGGCCATCCGGTGCGACCATTTTGCCGCCGACAAAGCTGTACCCCACCGTCTTCAACTGCTCGACCGCCTGTCGCAGAAGTTTTCGGTCGCTGCCCGAACCGTCGCTGACCGCCGGGCGCCATGTGCCGGCCATGACCGCCGGCGTCACGGCGTCGGGAAAGGGCGCGAGCAGCGCCTTTTCCGCTTCGCTCGCCGCCCGGCCGACGCTCGACAGCTCGGAGTTTTCGAAGAAGCTCGTCACGCGCTTGTAGGAGCCGAAATAGAGGTTCTTGTTCGCCCACTCGAAATCGAAGAGGAGGCCGAGTGCCGCACGCACACTCCGGTCCCGGAATACCGGCCGGCGCGTGTTGAAGAAGAAACCGTAGGTGCCGGCTGGCTTGCCGGTCTGAAACGTCTCCTTGATCACCCGACCGTCCGCGACCGCCGGAAAATCATAGGCCGACCGCCACTGCCGGGGGCTTGCTTCCGGGTAGACGTAAAACAGGCCCTTCTGGAAAGCCGAGAACTGGGTGCTCGCGTCGCGGAAATATTCGATGACGATCTCGTCATAGTTGTCGATGCCCCGCTTCACCGGCAGGTCCTTGGCCCAATAGTCGGGATCGCGCCTGTAGCTGATGCGCCGGCCGGGCTCGACCGTATCGATGAGATAGGGGCCGGAGCCGATCAGCGGCGCGAGTGTCGTCCGCTCGAAGGTGGCGCGATCGAAGCCGTGCTCGGGAAGCACCGGCAGGCCGGCAAGGAGCATCGGCAGCTCGCGGTCCGCCTTCTCGTTGAAGGTGAAGCGCACGCTTCGATCGCCGACCTTCTCGATCCTTGCGACCTTCTGCAGCCACGCTGTGTATTGCGGCCTGACGACGCCGATCTGCTTCATCATGTCGGTGGTGAAGAGGACGTCCTCCACCGTCACCGGCCTGCCGTCGGAAAATTTCGCGCGGGGGTCGAGGGTGAACTCGACGAAGGTCCGCGCGTCGTCGGTCTCGACGCTTTCGGCCAGCAAACCATAGAGCGTGAAGGGTTCGTCCGGGCTGCGCTGCATCAGCGGCTCGAAGACCAGATTGCCGTATTCCTGGTCCGCCCAGATGCCCCGCGCCGTGGTGGTCGCGCCGCGAACGATGATCGGGCTGAGATTGTCGAAAGTCCCGAACACGCCGTAATGCATGGTCCCGCCCTTCGGCGCCTTCGGGTCGACGAAGGGAAAGTGGTCGAATCCTGCCGCCAGCGCGGGTTCTCCCTGCATGGCGATGCCGTGCATCGGCGCGGCCGACGCAGGCAGCGACGCCGTCCCCGAGGCCAGGAGGGCCAAAAGGGTGGTGGCAAGGGTCGGCGCAAGCATGCGGAAGGCCATGGGACGAGAATTCTCCGGTCGTGGGTCGCGCCGATTCTTATCGGCTTCGCATGGCTTTGCCTACCGCCCGGCGTCTCCTGGAGCGAGGGAGCAGGGGCCTTCAAACGGCCGTATTTGCGAAAGAGCACCACAGGGTCTATGGAACCGTCAGCGCCAGAGAGACGCCCGAGAGGAAGCACGACCCGTGAAGAACCGTTTGCACACTGTCCCCGCCCATGCGCTTGCCGCCGGTGCCATCGGTCTGGCGATGCTGGGCGCTGGAATGACCTCCGCTTCGGCCCAGGCTGCGGCGCCCGCGCCGGCCGCTGCGGCCGCCGCTCCAACGGGCTCGGAGCCGCAGTGGTTCAAGGTCTGCACCAAGCAGGGCGAGAACGACATCTGCAACACTCAGTTCACGCTGATCGCCGACACGCGCCAGCTCGTCACGGCGGTCAACCTGATCGACGTCAAGGGCAAGGTAAACCAGCGCGTCCTGCAGGTCGTCGTTCCGACCGGCCGCGTCATCCCGGCCGGCGTGCAGATGCAGGTCGACCAGAGCGCGCCCCAGGGCATGAACTATTCGGTCTGCTTCCCAGACCGCTGCATCGCGGAATCGCAGCTTACCGATGCCGTGATCGCCGGTCTGAAAAAGGGCAACGGCCTGACCGTCACCTCGGTGAACTTCCAGCGCCAGGCCAATCCGATCAAGATCACGCTGGCGGGTTTCAGCAAGGCCTATGACGGCCCGCCTGTTGCCCAGCCGGAGCTGGCGCAGCGCCAGCAGGAGCTGAACGATGCGCTGAAGCAGCAGGCAGAGGCGCGCCGCAAGAAGTTCGAAGAGGCGCAGGCAGCCGCGAAGGCCGCTCCGGCACAGTAATCCTTCTGATCCAGCAAAACGGCGGCTCCCATGGGAGCCGCCGTTTTGCTGTCGGGGTGCCGCGTCAGTGGCGGTGGGCGAGCTTGATGCGATAGGCGCCGTCGATCGGACCGTCGAACATCTCGTTGACCTGCGGATGACGGACGGGCGCATCGGTGTCGTCGGGCAGGAGGTTCTGCTCGGAGACGTAGGCGACGTATTCTGTCTCCGCGTTCTCGGCAAACAGATGATAGAAAGGCTGGTCCTTGCGCGGACGCACGTCCTGCGGGATGGACTGGTACCACTCTTCGGTATTGTCGAATTCCGGATCGACGTCGAAGATCACCCCGCGGAACGGGAAAACCCTGTGCCGAACGACCTGGCCGATGAAAAAACGTGCTGTCTGCATGGCGGCGGTCCTCAAGAGTCCATCAGTTCTGCCCAGGCGGAACCGGCGATATGCCGTGCCTGGCCTTGGCTGTCTCGTCTACCACTGATGTCGTCAACTGCCGGATAAACATAGTGCCTGACAAGATGCAAACATCAGGCCAGATCGGCTGCGGCGTGTCCTCGAGCGACGGGGGATCCGGTAATTCCCCTCCCTCCGGGATGCTGCCTCGATACCATGCCGGATTCCTTGGCAGACGCCAGTCGTGATCGCCATCCTCGGACTGATCTTCCCGTTCTTTGCGCTGATCGGGCTGGGCTATGGCACGGGACGGGTGGCGCCGCGGCCGATCGAAGGACTCGCCTGGCTGCACGTCTTCGTCGTCTATCTCGCTTTGCCCGCCATGTTCTACCAGCTCCTGTCGAAGACGCCCGTCGACCGCCTGGCCAATCCGGCCTTCATCGGCGCGACGACGCTCGCAACCCTGGTCATCTTCCTGCTGGTCGGGGCCATCGCCCTTCTGCGCACGTCGGGCGACGTGCCGTCGTCGACGATCCAGGGACTCGGGGCGGCCTACGGCAATATCGGCTATATGGGGCCCGGGCTCGCCATCGCTGCCTTCGGGCCGGAAGCGACGGTGCCGGTGGCGCTGATCTTCTGCTTCGACAACACGCTGCATTTCATCCTGGCGCCGCTGTGCATGGGGCTGGGCGGTCGTTCCGGCCGCCCGGCCGCGGCGATTGCCGGAGAGGTGGCGCGCAAGATCTTTACTCACCCCTTCATCCTCGCCACGATCGTCGGGGTCGCCGCAGCGGTGATGGAGGTGGATCTGCCGGAGCCCGCCGAGCGTCTGCTGTCGCTTCTGGCCAATGCCGCGGCTCCTTGCGCCCTGTTCGCCATGGGCGTGACCCTGGCGCTGAGGCCGCTGAAGCGGGTGCCACCGGAGCTCGGCTACATCGTGCCGGCCAAGCTCGTCCTTCACCCGCTTGTCGTCTATCTCTTCCTCGGCCTCTCCGGGCCCTTCGACCCGCTCTGGGTGCATGTGGCGATGCTGCTCGCCTGTCTGCCGACGGCGACGAACGTCTTCGTCATCGCGCAGCAGTACGGCGTCTGGGTGGAGCGCGCGTCGGCAGCCGTCCTTGTCACCACGATGGCCTCGGTGGTGACCGTGACGCTTTCGCTCTACCTGATGTCAGCCGGCGTGTTCCCCACCAATCCCTTCGCGCACTGAGCGCCCGATCCCCTTGAGACCGGCTCCCGGCGCAACACCCTCGCGCATGGCGAACCGCCGCAGCCACGGAATTGCCGCGAGGGCGGAAAGGCCGACGGCGCGCGCTGCCTGCGTCGGCAGAAGGCTGGCGAGAAGCGAGCGGTTGAGGAGGTCGACGCCGAGACTGCGCGACATCACGTCGCCCCGCCGCGCCGCCTCGTAGCGCGACAGCACCATGGTGCAGCCGGGATCGTCGCGCCCGGCCACGGCCGCCTCGACGATCGCGGCGGCATCCCTCAGACCGAGATTGAGACCCTGCGCACCGATGGGGGGAAACACGTGCGCGGCCTCCCCGACCAGCGCAACGCGCGGCGCCGTCAGCCGCGCGGCGCTCGCCCCCTTCAGGGGAAAGGCCTGAACCGGTCCGTCCAGGGTCACGGCGCCGAGGATCGAGTGCAGGCGCTCCTCGATCATCCGCTCCAGCCGCTCGGGCTTCAGGTCGACGACGAGGTCTGCCGTTTCCGGCGTCTCGACCCAGACGAGCGAAGAGCGACGGCCGGGCAGGGGAACCTGGGTGAACGGTCCCGTTGTCCGGTGAAATTCGGTCGATATGCCGCCGTGGGGACGCTCATGGGCGAAGTTGAGGACGATCGCACTCTGCGGATAGGACCAGGCGCGGCAGGCGATCTTGGCGCGTTCCCGAACGACGGAATGACGCCCATCCGCCCCGACGACGAGCGCGACGGAAAGGCTGGAGCCGTCACCGAGGCGCAGCAGCGCTCCATCCGGTTCGACGGCGACGTCATCGACGGAAGCATCGATCACCCGCAGGCGCTCGCCCAGCGTCGCGGCGCGGGTCGCCAGAGCCTGCATGAGGTCGGCATTGAGGGCGTTGAACCCGAAAGCGGCGAGATCGATCTCGCGGGAGTCGAAGGAGATCGAGGGAGCGCGCATGAGCCGGCCCGTGTCGTCGATGATCCGCATCACCGTCAGCGCTTCGGCCTTGGCGCGCAGGCCTTCAAAGACCCCCAGCGATTCGAGGAAGGCGACGGACGGGCCGAGCAGCGCGGTGGAGCGGCCATCCTCGCGCGAGGGCGCCGGCGCGAGGAGCACCGTATCGAAACCCTCGAGCGCAAAGGCAATCGCCGTGGCATAGCCGGCCAGTCCACCACCGACGACGCCGATCTCTGCCTTCAGATGTCCCACAATGTTTCCTTTCCGCGACCACGGGACAAAGAACCGACTGCGCGCGCCCTGTTTCCCTTTGATTTCAGACATACGAACGATACAGCTTTAAGCAATGGGGGATGGGACGGCGTTGGTGTCCCTGCGACAACGAGTACGGGAAGACATGGCCGAGCCGGTATCGAAATGGGAACAATGGCGCGCCTTCGCCGTGCATCTGCTGACGGCCAGCGGTGCCTTCTGGGCATTTCTGTCGATCATCGCCGCGGCGGACCACCGCTGGGTCGCGATGTTCGGATGGCTGGGCTTTGCTCTCTTCGTCGACGCGATCGACGGTCCGATGGCGCGCAAGGTCGATATCCTCAGGGTCCTGCCGAACTGGTCCGGCGATGTCCTCGACCAGATCATCGACTACGCGACCTATGTCATCATTCCCGCCTTCGCCCTCTATGAATCCGGAATGATCGGCGGCGCGCTGTCATTCATCGCGGCGGCCATGATCGTCATCTCCAGCGCCATCTACTATGCCGACACGCGGATGAAGACGAACGACTATTTCTTCCGCGGCTTTCCGGTGGCGTGGAACATGGTGATCTTCACCTTCTTCGCCATCCAGCCGAACGAGATCACCGCCTTTGCCTTCGTCGCCTTCTGCTCGGTCGCCACGTTCCTGCCGATCAAGTTTCTTCACCCCGTCAGGGTGAAGCGCCTGCGCCCCTTCAATCTCGCGGTCGTCGCCCTCTGGTCGGCCTGCGGGCTCGGTGCGCTCTACTACAATTTCGATCTGCCGGACTGGCTGAAAGTGGGGATCCTGGCGACCAGCCTCTATCTCTTCTCGATCGGTGCCATCCTCCAGGTTCTGGACGGGCTGCGCCGGCGCAAGGGTGATACCGTGGGAGACGTCGAATGACGAAAGCGATGGTGGTGCACGCCTTCGGCGGCCCCGAGGTGCTGTCGTGGGAAGAGCACGATTGCGGCCAGCCCGGACGCGGCGAAATCCTCGTCGAGCAGGCGGCGGTCGGCGTGAACTTCATCGACGTCTATTTCCGCACCGGGCTCTACAAGCCGCCGACCATGCCCTTCGTGGTCGGCAAGGAGGGCGCCGGCACCATCGCCGCCATCGGAGAGGATGTCACGACGCTCTCCGTCGGCGACCGCGTCGCCTATAACGGGGCCAACGGAACCTATGCCGAACGCGTCGTCATCGCTGCCGACCAGGTGGTGAAACTGCCGGACGCCATCTCCTCGGACATCGCCGCCGCGGTAATGCTGAAGGGCATGACGGCCGAGTATCTTCTGCGCCGCACGTTTCCCGTCGGACCGGGAACGGTGATGCTGTTCCACGCTGCCGCCGGCGGCGTCGGCCTGATCGCCGGACAATGGGCGAAGCATCTCGGTGCGACCGTCATCGGCACGGCCGGCTCGGCCGACAAATGCGCGCTGGCGCTCCAGCACGGCTACGATCACGTCATCGACTATCGCCAGGAAGATTTCGTGGCGCGCGTGCTGGAGATCACCGACGGCAAGAAGTGCGACGTCGTCTACGACTCGGTCGGCAGAGACACGTTCCCGCACAGCCTCGACTGCCTGAAGCGCCGCGGGCTCTGGGTCACCTTCGGCCAGTCGTCCGGCAAGCTGCCGGACATCGACCTCGGCATTTTGAACCAGAAGGGTTCGCTCTTTGCGACACGACCGAGTCTGTTCGGCTATGTCGCCAATGCACGAGAACGCGAAGAGTCGGCAGAGGCGCTGTTCGGTGTCATCGCGTCGGGCGCCGTCAAGATCCGGATTGACCAGACCTACCGGCTGGAAGATGCGGTCGAGGCGCATCGCGACCTGGAAGCTCGCAAGACGACGGGTGCGACCATCCTCAAGGTCTGACCGGATCGGGAAACTGACCGCCTGCTACCGACAAAAAAATGGCCCGGTGCTCCCTGAGCGCCGGGCCTTTCGAACAAAATGCGAGAGAGCCTACAGCTGATGGCGACCGCTGCGCACGAGGTACTCGATCTCGCTACGGCTGATGCCGATATCCAGGAGTTCACGATCGTCCATGCGGGCGAGGTGGCTGGCGACCTTGCGGTTTGCCTGGTAGGCGCGGAAGCGGCTGGCGATTTGCGAAAACATGCGTCTGTCCATTCTGATGTTGAGGTTATCAGATAGGAAATTGCACTGCACAAAAGAAGCGCATCCAGTGCACGTTAGATATGCACCAGGTGCATTTTACGACGATTGCATGACAGTCAGGCGAGCATGGATTGCGATGGTATCGCCATGGCTGCCGAGCCTTCCGACGGCTCAGCCTTGGGTATCGCCGACGGTGTCCGCCATCGTCGCGCCGCGCGTGCCCATGGGCTTGGCAGTGCGGGTCGTGGTGTCGACCGCCGTCTGATGTTCCAGTTCGGCGTTTAGCTCGGCGCCGATCAGAACCAGAACCGTCGATATCCAGATCCAGGTCATGAAGCCGATCACCGCGCCGAGCGACCCATAGGTCTTGTCGTAGCTGCCGAAATTCGTGACGTACCAGGAGAACAGGAGCGAAAACGCAATCCACAGGACCGCGGCCAGAATTGCGCCCCAGGAAATCCAGCGCCATTTGGCGTCCGCGCGGCTCGGGCCGACACGGTAGACCAGCGTCAGTCCGGCAACGACGACCACAAGCATGGCGGGCCAGCGCAGCACGAGCAGCCAGGCTTCAAGATCGCCAAGGCCAACGAATTTGAGCGCGATCGGGAGTGCGACGACGGCGCCGAGCGTCAGAACGACAAAGACGATCATTCCGAGGGTGAAGGCGAGGGAGGTCAGGGTGAGCTTGACGAAGCTGCGCTTCTCCGTCTCCTCGTAGACGATGTTGAGCGCGTCGAAGAGCGTCTTCATCCCGGCATTGGCGCTCCAGAGCGCAAGGCCGAGACCGAAGACGAGGCCAAGGCCCAGCTTGCCGTCGCCCTGCGTCGTCACCCGCGCCATCTGCTCGCTGATGATGTCGACCGCGCCGCCGGGAAGAACCCCAGCCAGCGCCCGGATCTGTTCGCCAAGGCTCGATGCGTCGGTGAAGAGACCATAGATCGAGATCAGCGCGGTGATCGCGGGGAAGAGGGCGAGGAGCACATAGAAGGTGACGCCCGCAGCAACCAGCATCAGCCGGTCCTCGGAGAATTCCTTGAACGTACGCACCAGGATGTCCTTCCAACCCTTGGCGGGCATGTCGGACGGCGTCGTGGCGGTGCGACCGCGCTGAGGGTCTGCATCCGGCAGTGAGGCGGAACGCTGCTTGCCGCGCCATTTCGTTTCATCCGCATCGTCAGCGCCGCCGATACCGCGGCCTGCCAGATAGCCGAGCAGCGTCAGCGCCCCGCCGGAGGCCAGACCAAGCAGAAGGTCGCTGGCGAAGGATCCGCCTCGCCGTTGGGTTTGCCGCATCGCATGGGTCTCCCTATCGCTGCCGGAAGGGCGTGCGGGCGTCCGATGGCGCCCAGCGCCGTGCCAAGCCAGTAAAAGATTTCAGTTGGCGCCGGCGTGCGGGGCTGGCTCTTCGGTCGAGATCGCATCGGTGGTGCGGCCCAGCAGTTCCGGCGAGCCGTCCGCATGATCGATGGTGATCCTGATCGGCCCGGCCTCGAAGGGGCCGAAGGGGGAAGCGAAGGCGATTTCCGCCGCGTCGCGCCCGACGCCGATCCGCACCAGGCCGTCGAGGTTGGCCTGCCGCGTCGCGTCGAAGAGCCACCAGCGCCCGTCGAGATAGGCTTCGAACACCGCATGGAAATCGCGCGGCTCCAGGCCGTAGGCATA
Coding sequences within it:
- a CDS encoding DUF1127 domain-containing protein, with amino-acid sequence MFSQIASRFRAYQANRKVASHLARMDDRELLDIGISRSEIEYLVRSGRHQL
- a CDS encoding YihY/virulence factor BrkB family protein → MRQTQRRGGSFASDLLLGLASGGALTLLGYLAGRGIGGADDADETKWRGKQRSASLPDADPQRGRTATTPSDMPAKGWKDILVRTFKEFSEDRLMLVAAGVTFYVLLALFPAITALISIYGLFTDASSLGEQIRALAGVLPGGAVDIISEQMARVTTQGDGKLGLGLVFGLGLALWSANAGMKTLFDALNIVYEETEKRSFVKLTLTSLAFTLGMIVFVVLTLGAVVALPIALKFVGLGDLEAWLLVLRWPAMLVVVVAGLTLVYRVGPSRADAKWRWISWGAILAAVLWIAFSLLFSWYVTNFGSYDKTYGSLGAVIGFMTWIWISTVLVLIGAELNAELEHQTAVDTTTRTAKPMGTRGATMADTVGDTQG